From the genome of Candidatus Electrothrix communis, one region includes:
- a CDS encoding KH domain-containing protein, giving the protein MKELISFIATRLVDEPEEVQTEQNEEDGTVTVELRVAKDDLGKVIGKQGRTARAMRTVLAAMAAKDEKRSRLEIVE; this is encoded by the coding sequence ATGAAAGAGCTTATCTCTTTTATTGCAACCCGGCTTGTTGATGAACCGGAAGAGGTGCAGACCGAACAAAATGAAGAAGACGGGACAGTTACCGTTGAACTTCGGGTTGCCAAGGATGACCTCGGAAAAGTAATCGGAAAGCAGGGTCGTACGGCTCGGGCTATGCGAACCGTCCTTGCCGCAATGGCGGCAAAAGATGAAAAGCGCTCTCGACTTGAGATCGTCGAGTAA
- the rpsP gene encoding 30S ribosomal protein S16: MPVRIRLTRKGRKKQPFYRIIVADSQAPRDGKFLDIVGTYDPMQDPAVIKLDTEKLQEWMGKGATPTGTVKNLIDKYAAPVIEAA; encoded by the coding sequence ATGCCAGTACGAATTCGTTTAACCAGAAAAGGACGCAAAAAACAACCGTTTTACCGTATAATCGTTGCCGATTCACAGGCACCGCGCGATGGAAAATTTTTGGATATTGTCGGAACCTATGATCCTATGCAGGATCCCGCCGTTATCAAACTGGATACGGAAAAACTCCAAGAATGGATGGGAAAAGGGGCCACACCTACTGGAACCGTCAAAAACCTGATAGACAAGTACGCCGCTCCTGTTATTGAGGCTGCGTAA
- the ffh gene encoding signal recognition particle protein, whose amino-acid sequence MFENLTDRLEGVFKKLRGHGRLTEENIEEAMREVRKALLEADVNLQVVKEFIASVTEKAVGKEVLASLAPGQQVVKVVYEELVTLLGSEAEPLRLDGAQPVIIMMAGLQGSGKTTTSAKLARQLKEKGRKPFLVPADVYRPAAIEQLHVLGEQIEVPVFASSVEQSPVDIARQAVDEAEKSGYDTVIIDTAGRLHVDEQLMGELQEISSAVRLSEVLFVADAMTGQDAVTVADKFNTDLEITGVVLTKMEGDARGGAALSVKKITGKPIKFVGVGEALDALEVFHPDRTASRILGMGDVLSLIEKAEQVVDEKEAKKLAQKIRKNVFTLQDFLDQLQNIKKMGSMEQLMSMVPGINKLKQLQNAPAPNEKEMLKTEAIILSMTKKERANYKIINAGRRQRIAKGSGTSLQDVNRVLKSYTMMLKMMKKMQGKAVVTTGGKRRKKPKGLRR is encoded by the coding sequence ATGTTTGAAAATTTAACAGATCGCCTTGAAGGCGTGTTTAAAAAACTGCGCGGGCACGGCAGACTGACAGAAGAGAATATTGAAGAGGCCATGCGCGAAGTGCGCAAAGCCTTACTTGAAGCCGATGTCAATCTCCAGGTCGTTAAGGAGTTTATCGCTTCGGTGACTGAAAAGGCTGTCGGAAAAGAGGTGCTGGCCAGCCTGGCACCGGGACAGCAGGTCGTCAAAGTTGTCTATGAAGAGCTGGTCACCCTGCTCGGCAGCGAAGCAGAACCCTTACGGCTCGACGGAGCACAGCCTGTTATCATTATGATGGCTGGCCTCCAAGGCTCAGGTAAGACAACAACTTCTGCCAAGCTTGCTCGTCAATTAAAAGAAAAAGGTCGGAAGCCCTTTTTAGTCCCGGCTGATGTCTATCGCCCGGCTGCTATTGAGCAGCTGCATGTACTCGGTGAGCAGATTGAAGTTCCGGTTTTTGCTTCCTCTGTAGAACAAAGCCCGGTGGATATTGCCCGCCAAGCTGTGGATGAGGCAGAAAAATCCGGTTATGACACGGTGATTATCGACACCGCCGGACGACTCCATGTTGACGAGCAACTCATGGGCGAGTTGCAGGAAATTTCCTCAGCAGTACGTCTGTCCGAGGTCCTGTTCGTGGCGGATGCCATGACAGGTCAGGATGCAGTCACTGTTGCGGATAAATTCAATACCGATCTTGAAATCACCGGTGTTGTCCTGACCAAGATGGAAGGCGATGCCCGAGGCGGCGCTGCCCTTTCCGTTAAAAAAATAACCGGGAAGCCGATCAAGTTTGTCGGTGTGGGCGAAGCCCTTGATGCCCTTGAAGTTTTCCATCCTGATCGAACAGCATCCCGCATCTTGGGAATGGGTGACGTCTTATCGCTCATTGAAAAGGCAGAGCAGGTTGTTGACGAGAAAGAGGCAAAAAAACTTGCCCAAAAAATACGAAAAAATGTTTTCACCTTGCAGGATTTTCTTGATCAATTGCAGAATATCAAGAAAATGGGGAGCATGGAACAGCTCATGAGCATGGTTCCCGGCATTAACAAGCTCAAACAACTGCAAAATGCTCCGGCACCCAATGAAAAAGAGATGTTAAAGACCGAGGCAATCATCCTGTCCATGACCAAAAAGGAACGGGCAAATTACAAGATAATCAATGCCGGTCGTCGACAACGTATAGCTAAGGGCTCCGGCACCTCGCTTCAGGATGTAAACCGCGTGTTGAAAAGCTACACCATGATGCTCAAGATGATGAAAAAAATGCAGGGCAAGGCGGTGGTCACCACAGGCGGTAAACGACGAAAAAAACCTAAGGGACTGCGACGCTAA
- the fabD gene encoding ACP S-malonyltransferase — MKKTAILFPGQGSQYIGMGQALIEADQEAAALMEMAEEVSGFPLKKLCLEGPIEDLTRVLHLQPALTAINLICWQQLKKALPDFVPAYAGGHSLGEYSALQAAGVLSAEDTMTLVTKRGEFMEREGTANPGGMLAVLGLTIEEIDNLLKSYTGAGVVVVANHNAEQQIIISGDQKGLDGFSEMCRENGAKKIVALKVSVANHSPLVAGAVEDFSACMAKIPFHTPQVPVLFNVTATQETEPEAIRDIMGRQIASRVRWYESMNRMIEDGVEVFVELGPKTVLSGMMRKILPRKSPVTCVQLDSPELLEKAVDIITG; from the coding sequence ATGAAAAAAACAGCAATACTCTTTCCCGGTCAGGGATCGCAATATATAGGTATGGGTCAAGCGCTGATCGAAGCAGATCAAGAAGCTGCCGCATTAATGGAGATGGCCGAAGAAGTATCCGGCTTTCCCTTGAAAAAGCTCTGCCTTGAGGGGCCAATAGAAGACCTGACCAGGGTCTTACATTTACAACCCGCCTTGACAGCAATCAACCTGATTTGCTGGCAGCAACTCAAAAAAGCCTTACCCGACTTTGTGCCAGCCTATGCTGGCGGACATTCTCTCGGTGAATACTCGGCCCTTCAGGCCGCAGGCGTCTTATCAGCTGAAGACACCATGACCCTGGTGACTAAACGTGGCGAATTTATGGAACGCGAGGGAACAGCCAACCCCGGCGGTATGCTTGCGGTTCTCGGACTAACCATTGAAGAGATTGATAACCTGCTCAAAAGCTACACCGGTGCCGGAGTCGTTGTTGTGGCCAACCATAATGCAGAACAACAGATTATTATCTCCGGCGATCAGAAAGGACTGGACGGCTTCAGCGAAATGTGTCGAGAGAACGGGGCAAAGAAAATCGTCGCCCTGAAAGTATCTGTAGCAAATCATAGCCCTCTTGTTGCCGGGGCCGTGGAGGATTTTTCCGCCTGCATGGCGAAAATCCCGTTTCATACACCCCAAGTCCCTGTCCTCTTTAATGTGACTGCCACCCAGGAAACAGAACCGGAAGCAATCCGAGATATCATGGGCCGCCAGATCGCCTCGCGGGTACGCTGGTATGAATCCATGAACCGCATGATTGAGGACGGAGTTGAAGTTTTTGTTGAACTCGGTCCGAAAACAGTGCTCAGCGGAATGATGCGCAAGATCCTTCCTCGCAAAAGCCCTGTAACCTGCGTGCAGCTCGATAGCCCTGAATTACTGGAAAAAGCAGTTGATATTATTACAGGTTGA
- a CDS encoding NYN domain-containing protein, whose amino-acid sequence MLSYTYIDNSNVFIEGQRVSAINEGMAVDLYDSFERRVFNFLYKLDYGKLYEYLCGEDKRQVGCAKLWGSPPPSDSFWKMVERKGFEVVTYDRNAAGKEKKVDVAIAHAITKDAYTKVDKANSEIILVAGDKDYVPVIEDLKSEGYKITVVFWDHVAQELRDAASEFISLNQWLDYLQK is encoded by the coding sequence GTGCTTTCATATACATATATAGATAATTCAAATGTTTTTATAGAAGGCCAGCGAGTCTCCGCGATTAATGAAGGAATGGCGGTTGATCTTTACGATTCCTTCGAGCGGCGTGTATTTAATTTTTTATATAAATTGGATTATGGAAAACTTTATGAATATCTATGCGGTGAAGACAAGCGACAAGTGGGTTGCGCGAAGTTGTGGGGGTCGCCGCCTCCATCAGATAGCTTCTGGAAAATGGTTGAGCGCAAAGGCTTTGAGGTTGTTACTTACGACAGGAATGCTGCGGGTAAGGAGAAGAAAGTTGATGTTGCTATAGCCCATGCAATTACTAAGGATGCATATACTAAAGTAGATAAAGCCAACTCAGAAATTATATTAGTCGCTGGTGACAAAGATTATGTGCCAGTTATCGAAGATCTAAAATCTGAGGGATACAAAATTACAGTAGTTTTTTGGGATCATGTAGCTCAAGAATTAAGAGACGCTGCAAGTGAGTTTATATCGTTAAATCAGTGGTTGGATTATTTGCAGAAATAG